In one Streptomyces sp. NBC_00597 genomic region, the following are encoded:
- a CDS encoding TetR/AcrR family transcriptional regulator produces MVGSRWSATSPGRRRGPELERAILDAALEQLSTVGWNALTMEGVAACAHTGKAAVYRRWPSKADLVAEVLRTGLPPLGEIADSGSVREDFLRLCVRMRDVMESRAGQALRAVLHECDHAHAGRFHDVIRAGLHEPAHRLIKELVQRGIERGDVRVDATSPFVADVIPAMMMYRAKVCGSEWADSDIAEMIDRVMVPLLRA; encoded by the coding sequence ATGGTGGGTTCGCGCTGGTCGGCGACGTCACCGGGGCGCAGGCGGGGGCCGGAACTCGAACGGGCGATTCTCGACGCGGCCTTGGAGCAGTTGAGCACGGTCGGATGGAACGCGCTCACCATGGAGGGGGTCGCGGCCTGCGCGCACACCGGCAAGGCGGCGGTCTACCGGCGTTGGCCCTCGAAGGCGGACCTGGTGGCCGAGGTGCTGCGTACCGGGCTGCCGCCGCTCGGTGAGATCGCAGACTCCGGATCGGTCCGGGAGGACTTCCTCCGGTTGTGTGTGCGGATGCGGGACGTGATGGAGTCGCGCGCCGGCCAAGCGCTGCGAGCAGTCCTTCACGAATGCGACCATGCCCATGCAGGACGGTTCCATGACGTCATCCGGGCCGGGCTGCACGAGCCCGCCCATCGGCTGATCAAGGAGCTTGTGCAGCGCGGGATCGAGCGGGGCGACGTGCGCGTGGACGCGACGAGTCCGTTCGTCGCCGACGTCATTCCGGCCATGATGATGTACCGCGCGAAGGTGTGCGGGAGCGAATGGGCGGATTCGGACATCGCAGAAATGATCGACCGGGTGATGGTGCCGCTGCTCAGAGCGTGA
- a CDS encoding ribonuclease HII, which translates to MPYEAPTHTVERSLRATTGAKVIAGVDEVGRGAWAGPVTVCAAITGLRRPPAGLTDSKLLTHKRRDALLGVLEDWVTAYALGHSSPEEIDELGMTAALRLAAERALEALPVRPEAVILDGKHDYLGPPWRVRTVIKGDQSCVAVAAASVIAKVRRDRMMAELGRQGGGFADFAFGDNAGYPSPVHRAALEELGPTPYHRLSWSYLDALPRWRHLKKVRRSEEAMELENGGQLGFDF; encoded by the coding sequence ATGCCGTACGAAGCACCCACCCACACCGTCGAACGCTCCCTCCGTGCAACCACCGGCGCCAAGGTCATCGCCGGGGTCGACGAAGTCGGACGAGGGGCCTGGGCCGGTCCGGTCACCGTGTGCGCGGCGATCACCGGACTGCGCCGCCCGCCTGCTGGGCTCACCGACTCCAAACTGCTCACCCACAAACGACGTGACGCCCTCCTCGGCGTGCTGGAGGACTGGGTCACCGCGTACGCCCTGGGACACTCCTCCCCGGAGGAGATCGACGAACTCGGGATGACGGCCGCCCTGCGGCTCGCCGCGGAGCGCGCCCTGGAAGCGCTGCCCGTGCGGCCCGAAGCGGTGATCCTCGACGGCAAGCACGACTATCTCGGCCCGCCCTGGCGGGTTCGGACGGTGATCAAGGGCGACCAGTCCTGCGTCGCCGTCGCCGCGGCCTCGGTGATCGCCAAGGTCAGGCGCGATCGGATGATGGCCGAACTCGGCCGGCAGGGCGGCGGATTCGCGGACTTCGCCTTCGGCGACAACGCCGGATACCCCTCGCCCGTGCACCGGGCCGCGCTTGAGGAGCTGGGGCCCACCCCGTACCACCGGCTCTCGTGGTCGTACCTTGACGCGCTGCCCCGGTGGCGCCACCTCAAGAAGGTGCGGCGCAGCGAGGAAGCGATGGAACTGGAAAACGGAGGCCAACTCGGCTTCGATTTCTGA
- a CDS encoding RecQ family ATP-dependent DNA helicase — protein sequence MNADLRTSADSVLARLVGDPTGTARLREDQWLAIEALVAHKRRALVVQRTGWGKSAVYFVATSLLRANGAGPTVIVSPLLALMRNQVEAAARAGIRARTINSANPEEWEGIQAEVAAGEVDVLLVSPERLNNPDFRDQVLPKLSAATGLLVVDEAHCISDWGHDFRPDYRRLRTMLADLPPGVPVLATTATANARVTADVAEQLGTGAGTDALVLRGPLDRESLSLAVLTLPDAAHRLAWLADHLGELPGSGIIYTLTVAAAEEVTAYLRHRGHTVSSYTGKTENADRQQAEDDLQANRVKALVATSALGMGFDKPDLGFVVHLGSPSSPIAYYQQVGRAGRGVEHAEVLLLPGREDEAIWQYFASVAFPPEQQVRRTLEVLAQAGRPLSLPAMEPLVDLRRTRLETMLKVLDVDGAVHRVKGGWTSTGEPWVYDAERYAWVARQRAAEQQAMRDYAAATGCRMEFLRRQLDDEEAAPCGRCDNCAGARFTADVSTTSLDTARGELGRPGVELEPRKMWPTGLAAVGVDLKGRIPAGEQASTGRALGRLSDIGWGNRLRPMLAAQAPDQPIPDDVAQAVVAVLADWARGPGGWASGEPDAPARPVGVVALPSRSRPQLVGSLAARIAEVGRLPLLGALAYTDQAPQFGLPSSNSAQRVRGLHQALTVPPALASSLTEAAGPVLLVDDRAESGWTLAVATRLVRRAGAKGVFPLVLAVQP from the coding sequence ATGAACGCAGACCTGAGGACCTCGGCCGACTCCGTACTGGCCCGCCTCGTGGGCGACCCCACGGGCACCGCCCGCCTGCGCGAGGACCAGTGGCTCGCGATCGAGGCCCTCGTGGCGCACAAGCGGCGGGCGCTGGTGGTGCAGCGCACGGGCTGGGGCAAGTCCGCGGTGTACTTCGTCGCCACCTCGCTACTGCGGGCGAACGGCGCCGGGCCCACCGTCATCGTCTCCCCGCTCCTCGCGCTGATGCGCAATCAGGTGGAGGCCGCCGCCCGCGCCGGCATCCGCGCCCGCACCATCAACTCCGCCAACCCCGAGGAGTGGGAGGGGATCCAGGCGGAGGTCGCGGCGGGCGAGGTCGACGTCCTGCTCGTGAGTCCGGAGCGGCTCAACAACCCCGATTTCCGCGACCAGGTGCTGCCCAAGCTGTCCGCCGCGACCGGACTGCTCGTCGTCGACGAGGCCCATTGCATCTCGGACTGGGGGCACGACTTCCGCCCCGACTACCGCCGGCTGCGCACGATGCTGGCCGACCTTCCTCCCGGCGTCCCGGTGCTGGCCACGACCGCCACGGCCAACGCCCGCGTGACCGCCGACGTCGCCGAGCAGCTGGGAACCGGCGCCGGCACGGACGCGCTGGTGCTGCGCGGCCCGCTGGACCGCGAGAGCCTGAGCCTCGCGGTGCTGACCCTGCCCGACGCGGCGCACCGGCTGGCCTGGCTCGCCGACCACCTCGGCGAGCTCCCGGGCTCCGGAATCATCTACACGCTGACCGTGGCCGCCGCCGAGGAGGTCACCGCGTACCTGCGCCACCGCGGGCACACGGTCTCCTCGTACACCGGCAAGACGGAGAACGCCGACCGACAGCAGGCCGAGGACGACCTCCAGGCGAACCGGGTCAAGGCCCTGGTGGCCACTTCCGCTCTGGGCATGGGCTTCGACAAGCCCGACCTGGGCTTCGTGGTGCACCTGGGCTCGCCGTCCTCCCCCATCGCCTACTACCAGCAGGTCGGTCGCGCCGGCCGCGGCGTGGAGCACGCCGAGGTGCTCCTGCTGCCCGGCCGTGAGGACGAGGCCATTTGGCAGTACTTCGCCTCGGTGGCCTTCCCGCCCGAGCAGCAGGTGCGCCGCACCCTGGAGGTCCTGGCCCAGGCGGGCCGGCCGCTGTCGCTGCCCGCCATGGAGCCGCTGGTCGACCTGCGGCGCACCCGGCTGGAGACGATGCTCAAGGTCCTCGACGTGGACGGCGCGGTGCACCGGGTCAAGGGCGGCTGGACCTCGACGGGCGAGCCGTGGGTGTACGACGCCGAGCGCTACGCGTGGGTGGCCCGTCAGCGGGCCGCCGAACAGCAGGCGATGCGCGACTACGCGGCGGCGACGGGCTGCCGGATGGAATTCCTGCGCCGCCAGTTGGACGACGAGGAGGCCGCACCCTGCGGCCGCTGCGACAACTGCGCCGGAGCCCGCTTCACGGCGGACGTCTCCACCACCTCCCTCGACACCGCCCGCGGCGAGCTCGGGCGCCCCGGCGTCGAGCTGGAGCCGCGCAAGATGTGGCCGACCGGGCTGGCCGCCGTCGGTGTCGACCTCAAGGGCCGCATTCCGGCCGGGGAACAGGCCTCCACCGGGCGGGCGCTGGGCCGGCTATCCGACATCGGCTGGGGCAACCGGCTGCGTCCGATGCTCGCGGCGCAAGCTCCCGACCAGCCGATTCCGGACGATGTGGCGCAGGCCGTGGTGGCGGTGCTCGCGGACTGGGCCCGGGGCCCAGGCGGTTGGGCCTCTGGGGAACCAGACGCACCCGCACGGCCGGTGGGCGTGGTCGCCCTCCCCTCGCGCAGCCGCCCCCAACTGGTGGGCTCCCTGGCCGCACGGATCGCGGAAGTCGGGCGGCTCCCGCTGCTCGGGGCGCTCGCGTACACGGACCAGGCCCCGCAGTTCGGCCTGCCCTCCTCCAACAGCGCACAGCGGGTACGCGGGCTCCACCAGGCCTTGACCGTGCCCCCGGCGCTGGCGTCGAGTCTGACGGAGGCTGCAGGGCCCGTACTCCTCGTGGACGACCGCGCGGAGAGCGGCTGGACGCTCGCGGTGGCCACCCGGCTGGTGCGGCGGGCAGGCGCGAAGGGGGTGTTCCCGCTGGTACTCGCGGTCCAGCCGTAG
- a CDS encoding DUF4192 domain-containing protein: protein MTNDRESRTPSDRPSTSPSGPAPDPRITLRSPAELADALPYMLGFHPTDSLVMVAVHGEGGRFGGRLRVGIPTVPAEWEDTARQVADCLVRGSERHGAKPDGIVVFLCQDPVGDESAQRVMTRLRPLAQRIRLACGALDVPVMEALCISGGRYWSYCCPDERCCPAEGSPLAATGTSVMAATATFAGLRVRGSLREIEGRLAPLRGGTAVEMERALDRAAAALVPKILDGATRKEVGVETVTLARTLMQRMTLAPPVEGGPGVDDWDDALLGHDEAATLILGLQDREIRDVAAEWMEGEEAAPALRLWRALARRCVGAYGEHAAAPLTLAGWVSWSTGDEPTARIALGLALRADSEYRFAQLLHHACNEGIDPEGLRACLREERRRREPRRKRRAATTRPPGRRDTPLRREPRRTTGSDQ from the coding sequence ATGACGAACGACCGCGAATCACGCACCCCGTCCGACCGGCCCTCCACCAGCCCGTCCGGACCCGCCCCCGACCCTCGGATCACCCTGCGCAGCCCGGCGGAACTGGCCGACGCGCTGCCCTACATGCTCGGTTTCCACCCGACCGACTCCCTCGTCATGGTCGCCGTGCACGGCGAGGGCGGGCGTTTCGGCGGCCGGCTCCGCGTCGGCATTCCCACGGTCCCCGCTGAATGGGAGGACACCGCCCGCCAGGTCGCCGACTGCCTCGTGCGGGGCAGTGAGCGGCACGGAGCCAAGCCCGACGGGATCGTCGTCTTCCTCTGCCAGGATCCGGTCGGCGACGAGAGCGCCCAGCGGGTGATGACCCGGCTGCGGCCGCTGGCCCAGCGCATCCGGCTGGCCTGCGGCGCGCTCGACGTGCCCGTGATGGAGGCGCTCTGCATCTCCGGCGGCCGGTACTGGTCCTACTGCTGCCCCGACGAGCGGTGCTGCCCGGCCGAGGGCAGCCCGCTGGCCGCGACCGGAACCTCGGTGATGGCGGCGACGGCCACCTTCGCCGGACTGCGGGTCAGGGGCTCCCTCCGGGAGATCGAGGGCCGGCTGGCACCGCTGCGCGGGGGAACGGCCGTGGAAATGGAGCGGGCTCTGGACCGGGCCGCCGCCGCCCTCGTCCCGAAGATCCTCGACGGAGCCACCCGGAAGGAGGTCGGTGTCGAGACCGTCACGCTGGCCCGCACCCTGATGCAGCGGATGACGCTCGCCCCACCCGTCGAGGGCGGTCCGGGGGTCGACGACTGGGACGACGCCCTGCTCGGTCACGACGAGGCCGCCACCTTGATCCTCGGCCTGCAGGACCGCGAGATCCGCGACGTCGCGGCCGAGTGGATGGAGGGCGAGGAGGCCGCCCCCGCCCTGCGGCTGTGGCGGGCGCTGGCCCGCCGCTGCGTCGGGGCCTACGGGGAGCACGCGGCGGCACCGCTCACCCTCGCGGGCTGGGTCTCGTGGTCCACCGGGGACGAGCCGACCGCCCGGATCGCCCTCGGACTGGCCCTGCGGGCCGACTCCGAGTACCGCTTCGCCCAACTCCTGCACCACGCCTGCAACGAGGGCATCGATCCGGAGGGGCTGCGGGCCTGCCTACGGGAGGAGCGCCGGCGCCGGGAGCCCCGCCGCAAGCGCCGCGCGGCCACCACCCGCCCGCCGGGCCGCCGGGACACCCCACTGCGTCGTGAGCCCCGCCGCACCACGGGGAGCGACCAGTGA
- a CDS encoding glycogen debranching N-terminal domain-containing protein, whose amino-acid sequence MAHSVPPARRTELPPVHGAVICVAAPCLVISPEHGQLTGRGIDGIYRSGRRLLSRCVLRIGGRDPVAVQGRSLGSDRAAFTATVRTGAEAGPDPDIGVERVRHADGTERITVRSFTTRPMRLPVEVSLGTDLAELAAVAAGRAGPELPAAVHAAGLRWSNGETQAVTAVEPAPDDALASAGLLRWQLELGPGESRTIELRTTQDRTARAPAGQVANPLADARAEGDDPRVEAWFRRSVEDLGALLMRDHEEPSDAFAAAGVPWRLGLAPAESLWAARMALPLGSGLAAATLRTLARTQTGGGGPDAGKIPGPLRGAGPQLPPGCTGTEATLAFPVVLAEARRWGMPEEGVARLLPAAERCLDWLRGALGKDGFLADPEPGPRRCETQAHAHRAALLGADLLAGCGRPGAAEWREWAAALRERFRDGFWIDGPDGGRPAAALHPDGRPLPRMTGAAAHLLDTGLLGGGELAPGLLDRVRTEQLARLLGAPAMDSGWGLRSMAFREPGHNPFGHRSGAVRAYESAVAVAGLAQAGFGKEAAGLLRGLLDAAESFGYRLPEMYAAEQRTAGSAPLPHPAACRPAAAAAAAGIHALTALAGLRPDAPAGTVALVPLPGAPLGALRFSGLRVSGEPFAVRISRLGLGMVEEAADALQLGG is encoded by the coding sequence ATGGCTCACTCCGTACCGCCCGCCCGCAGGACCGAGTTGCCACCCGTGCACGGCGCCGTCATCTGCGTCGCCGCGCCCTGCCTGGTCATCTCCCCCGAGCACGGCCAGCTGACCGGGCGGGGGATCGACGGGATCTACCGCTCCGGGCGGAGGCTGCTGTCCCGCTGCGTACTCCGGATCGGCGGCCGGGACCCGGTCGCCGTCCAGGGGCGCAGCCTCGGCTCCGACCGAGCCGCCTTCACCGCGACCGTGCGTACCGGGGCGGAGGCGGGCCCCGACCCCGACATCGGTGTGGAGCGGGTCCGGCACGCGGACGGCACCGAGCGGATCACCGTGCGCAGCTTCACGACCCGGCCGATGCGCCTGCCCGTGGAGGTGTCGCTCGGCACCGACCTGGCCGAGCTGGCCGCGGTGGCCGCCGGCCGGGCCGGGCCGGAACTGCCGGCCGCGGTGCACGCCGCCGGCCTGCGCTGGAGCAACGGGGAGACGCAGGCCGTCACTGCTGTCGAGCCGGCTCCGGACGATGCGCTCGCCTCCGCGGGGCTGCTGCGCTGGCAGCTCGAACTGGGGCCCGGCGAGTCCCGCACCATCGAGCTGCGGACCACGCAGGACCGCACGGCGCGGGCCCCGGCCGGGCAGGTGGCCAACCCGCTGGCCGACGCGCGGGCGGAGGGGGACGACCCGCGGGTCGAAGCCTGGTTCCGCCGCAGCGTCGAGGACCTCGGCGCACTGCTCATGCGGGACCACGAGGAACCGTCCGATGCCTTCGCCGCGGCCGGAGTCCCGTGGCGGCTCGGGCTGGCCCCGGCGGAATCCCTCTGGGCCGCCAGGATGGCCCTGCCGCTCGGTAGCGGGCTCGCCGCGGCCACGCTGCGGACCCTGGCCCGGACCCAGACCGGCGGCGGGGGGCCCGATGCCGGGAAGATCCCGGGGCCGTTGCGCGGGGCGGGCCCGCAGCTGCCACCCGGGTGCACCGGCACGGAGGCGACACTCGCCTTCCCGGTGGTGCTCGCCGAGGCCCGGCGCTGGGGAATGCCCGAGGAGGGGGTGGCACGGCTCCTCCCGGCGGCCGAGCGGTGCCTGGACTGGCTGCGCGGCGCCCTGGGGAAGGACGGGTTCCTGGCCGATCCCGAACCCGGGCCGCGGCGCTGCGAGACTCAGGCCCACGCCCACCGGGCCGCGCTGCTCGGGGCCGACCTGCTCGCGGGATGCGGGCGGCCCGGCGCCGCGGAGTGGCGGGAGTGGGCCGCCGCACTGCGGGAGAGGTTCCGGGACGGCTTCTGGATCGACGGCCCGGACGGCGGGCGGCCCGCGGCGGCCCTGCATCCCGACGGGCGGCCGCTGCCCCGGATGACGGGGGCCGCCGCCCACCTCTTGGACACCGGCCTGCTGGGCGGCGGGGAGCTCGCCCCGGGACTGCTGGACCGGGTCCGCACCGAACAGCTCGCCCGCCTGCTCGGCGCCCCCGCCATGGATTCCGGATGGGGGCTGCGGAGCATGGCGTTCCGGGAGCCGGGCCACAATCCCTTCGGGCACCGCTCGGGCGCGGTGCGGGCGTACGAGAGCGCCGTGGCGGTCGCCGGGCTGGCCCAGGCCGGCTTCGGCAAGGAGGCCGCCGGACTTCTGAGGGGGCTGCTGGACGCCGCGGAGAGCTTCGGGTACCGGTTGCCGGAGATGTACGCCGCCGAGCAGCGCACCGCGGGCAGCGCTCCGCTCCCGCACCCGGCGGCATGCCGTCCCGCGGCGGCGGCTGCGGCTGCCGGGATCCACGCGCTGACCGCCCTCGCCGGGCTCCGCCCCGACGCCCCCGCGGGCACGGTCGCCCTCGTCCCGTTGCCCGGTGCTCCCCTCGGCGCCCTGCGCTTCTCCGGCCTGCGGGTGTCGGGGGAACCGTTCGCCGTCCGGATCAGCAGGCTCGGACTCGGCATGGTGGAGGAGGCGGCCGATGCGCTCCAACTCGGCGGGTAG
- a CDS encoding NUDIX domain-containing protein gives MSPYDPSAYPPFAVTVDLVALTVRRHALCALVVRRGEQPFQGRWALPGGFVRGDEDLAAAAARELSEETGLCAHDPAEPGADNGAHLEQLATYGDPKRDPRMRVVSVAHLVLAPDLPAPRAGGDANSARWAPIDELLAVEDQAASGLAFDHARILADGVERARSKIEYSSLATAFCPPAFTVGELRRVYEAVWGVALDPRNFHRKVTGTPGFLVPAGGTTTRQGGRPAQLFRAGGANLLNPPMLRPDI, from the coding sequence ATGTCGCCCTACGACCCGTCGGCCTATCCGCCCTTCGCTGTCACCGTCGACCTGGTCGCGCTCACCGTCCGGCGTCACGCGCTCTGCGCGCTGGTCGTCCGGCGGGGTGAGCAGCCGTTCCAGGGACGCTGGGCCCTGCCCGGAGGCTTCGTCCGCGGAGACGAGGACCTGGCCGCGGCCGCGGCCCGCGAGCTCTCCGAGGAAACCGGCCTGTGCGCCCACGACCCGGCCGAACCGGGTGCGGACAACGGGGCGCACCTCGAACAACTGGCCACGTACGGCGATCCGAAACGGGATCCGCGCATGCGTGTCGTCAGCGTGGCGCATCTGGTCCTGGCTCCGGACCTGCCGGCCCCCCGGGCGGGCGGAGACGCCAACAGCGCGCGCTGGGCCCCCATCGACGAGCTCCTGGCCGTCGAGGACCAGGCGGCCTCCGGACTCGCCTTCGACCACGCCCGGATCCTCGCCGACGGCGTGGAGCGGGCCCGCTCCAAGATCGAGTACTCCTCGCTGGCCACCGCCTTCTGCCCGCCCGCCTTCACCGTGGGCGAGCTGCGCCGGGTCTACGAGGCCGTGTGGGGCGTGGCCCTCGATCCCCGCAACTTCCATCGCAAGGTCACCGGGACCCCCGGATTCCTGGTGCCGGCCGGTGGCACGACGACCCGTCAGGGCGGCCGACCCGCCCAGCTGTTCCGGGCCGGCGGGGCGAACCTTCTCAACCCGCCGATGCTGCGGCCCGACATCTGA
- a CDS encoding ATP-binding cassette domain-containing protein has translation MLQAIGLTSTPRRDLPPLVDDLTFEARPGAVTALLGEPGSGKTTALRLMLELEPGRGVTYFRGRPLHRIPHPGREVGVLLGDVPGNPSRTVRSQLRMLCAAAGVPASRADTMLEVVGIGGLRDQRLGSLSLGMERRVGLAAALLPDPCTLLLDEPAAGLSPRERGWLHGLLRGHASLGGAVLFTTDDAKEAARNADRVVSIAAGRLIADQDAAEFARTRLRPRVAVRSPHAARLADVLGREARAAQRAVEIVEESGSRLSVYGSSCAEVGEAAFRHGVLVHQLADETGDAGAPRPSVPPVPQARTGPGAEPADPADPASPALAPEAGERSAPGAGRSAARSGRPASTVRRVGGPLRPLRYELCRVFGTATPLLTAAVVVAVSAVTALVLARAGGTPQNRLLAAWPELLPLPPAALGAGLLGALAFGEEYRYPALAADRGTVPRRVGLLAAKLAVCAALAVAFGALAVTADAAVLELVFDRGPLRTPGEWASPAASWAGLLVGCAWAGVLASGVFRSAAAGLTAVLAVPVVVVPLVRKALDGPSAYPASGLAARLRGLAWAQWPPEADRLVLGALRVMAQPVAAALVLSLMVLLCAYGFTGLRSRVRW, from the coding sequence ATGCTCCAGGCCATCGGACTCACCAGCACCCCCCGTCGAGACCTCCCGCCCCTCGTGGACGACCTCACGTTCGAGGCCCGCCCGGGAGCCGTGACCGCCCTCCTGGGCGAGCCGGGATCGGGCAAGACCACCGCACTGCGGCTCATGCTCGAACTCGAACCGGGCCGCGGCGTCACCTACTTCCGCGGCCGCCCGCTGCACAGGATCCCGCATCCCGGCCGTGAAGTGGGAGTGCTGCTCGGCGACGTCCCGGGCAACCCGTCGCGGACCGTCCGGAGCCAGCTGCGGATGCTGTGCGCCGCCGCCGGGGTGCCGGCCTCCCGGGCCGACACCATGCTGGAGGTCGTCGGCATCGGGGGTCTGCGCGACCAGCGGCTCGGCTCGCTCTCGCTCGGCATGGAGCGCCGGGTGGGGCTGGCCGCGGCCCTCCTCCCCGACCCGTGCACACTGCTCCTCGACGAGCCCGCCGCCGGACTCTCGCCCCGCGAACGCGGCTGGCTCCACGGGCTGCTGCGCGGTCACGCTTCTCTCGGCGGCGCGGTGCTCTTCACCACCGATGACGCGAAAGAGGCGGCCCGCAACGCGGACCGGGTCGTCAGCATCGCGGCCGGCAGGCTCATCGCCGACCAGGATGCGGCCGAGTTCGCCCGCACCCGGCTGCGGCCGCGGGTCGCCGTGCGCAGCCCGCACGCCGCCCGGCTGGCCGATGTACTCGGCCGCGAGGCCCGGGCCGCCCAGCGTGCGGTGGAGATCGTCGAGGAGAGCGGTAGCCGCCTGTCGGTGTACGGCAGCAGCTGCGCGGAGGTGGGTGAGGCGGCGTTCCGGCACGGCGTGCTGGTCCACCAGCTCGCCGACGAGACCGGGGATGCCGGCGCGCCCCGCCCGTCCGTACCACCGGTGCCACAGGCTCGCACCGGGCCGGGCGCGGAGCCGGCGGACCCGGCGGACCCGGCGAGCCCGGCCCTCGCGCCCGAAGCCGGAGAGCGATCCGCCCCCGGGGCCGGCCGGTCCGCCGCCCGCAGCGGGCGCCCGGCCTCGACGGTGCGCCGCGTGGGCGGCCCGCTGCGGCCGCTGCGCTACGAGCTGTGCCGGGTCTTCGGCACCGCCACGCCCCTCCTGACCGCGGCCGTCGTCGTCGCCGTCTCCGCCGTCACCGCACTGGTGCTGGCCCGGGCCGGCGGTACCCCGCAGAACCGGCTGCTCGCCGCCTGGCCGGAGTTGCTGCCGCTGCCGCCCGCCGCCCTCGGAGCCGGCCTGCTCGGCGCCCTGGCCTTCGGTGAGGAGTACCGCTACCCCGCGCTCGCCGCCGACCGCGGCACCGTGCCGCGCCGGGTGGGCCTGCTCGCCGCCAAACTCGCCGTCTGCGCCGCTCTCGCCGTGGCCTTCGGCGCGCTCGCGGTCACGGCCGACGCCGCCGTTCTGGAACTCGTCTTCGACCGGGGCCCGCTGCGCACCCCCGGGGAATGGGCCTCCCCGGCGGCGAGTTGGGCGGGGCTGCTCGTCGGTTGCGCCTGGGCGGGCGTTCTGGCCTCGGGAGTCTTCCGTTCGGCGGCCGCGGGCCTGACCGCTGTGCTCGCCGTACCGGTCGTGGTCGTTCCGCTCGTACGCAAGGCGCTGGACGGACCGTCCGCGTATCCGGCGAGCGGGCTCGCGGCCCGGCTGCGCGGGCTGGCCTGGGCACAGTGGCCCCCGGAGGCGGACCGCCTGGTCCTCGGCGCCCTGCGGGTGATGGCCCAACCGGTCGCTGCGGCACTGGTGTTGTCGCTGATGGTCCTGTTGTGCGCCTATGGGTTCACAGGACTGCGCAGCCGCGTCCGTTGGTAA